A DNA window from Raphanus sativus cultivar WK10039 unplaced genomic scaffold, ASM80110v3 Scaffold4530, whole genome shotgun sequence contains the following coding sequences:
- the LOC108808439 gene encoding uncharacterized protein LOC108808439, whose amino-acid sequence MESSEDVEVMSRAIEKLLDEKRKREAAGDSFIEDEDDQLLLTKLISQLESPNPFQKTLVTAKEEEESSPDSSPSKGKHQDERRLEESIEEIAKDIKEVKRQNKVTHILLSALIILTLTWQLSEYSMIYMMKERLTHPIRSIGGMFSGMFKGKLFPNKNRLQGTSNAQEENNLHNGNGTNNGVHIQVPEMLREFGFDDDDK is encoded by the exons ATGGAGTCGAGTGAGGACGTTGAGGTTATGAGCAGAGCCATCGAGAAACTTCTTGatgagaagaggaagagagaagctgCTGGTGACTCCTTCATCGAAGACGAGGACGACCAACTTCTCCTCACTAAGCTTATATCCCAG CTGGAATCACCAAACCCATTCCAAAAGACACTTGTGActgctaaagaagaagaagaatcatcgCCAGATTCTTCACCATCCAAAGGAAAACACCAGGACGAGAGACGATTGGAAGAGAGTATAGAAGAAATAGCTAAAGACATCAAGGAGGTGAAGAGGCAGAACAAAGTAACCCACATTCTCCTCTCGGCTTTGATCATCCTCACATTGACTTGGCAGCTCTCTGAGTACTCCATGATTTACATGATGAAAGAGAGATTAACCCACCCAATCAGATCCATTGGAGGTATGTTCTCTGGGATGTTCAAAGGTAAGTTATTTCCAAACAAGAACAGACTTCAAGGGACTTCCAATGCCCAGGAGGAAAACAACCTTCACAATGGGAATGGAACAAACAATGGAGTTCATATCCAAGTGCCCGAAATGTTGCGAGAATTTGGTTTCGACGATGATGACAAATGA